The proteins below come from a single Lates calcarifer isolate ASB-BC8 linkage group LG11, TLL_Latcal_v3, whole genome shotgun sequence genomic window:
- the vac14 gene encoding LOW QUALITY PROTEIN: protein VAC14 homolog (The sequence of the model RefSeq protein was modified relative to this genomic sequence to represent the inferred CDS: deleted 1 base in 1 codon), with protein sequence MNTEKDFSPLTPNIVRALNDKLYEKRKVAALEIEKLVREFVAQNNSTQIRHVIQILASEFALSQHPHSRKGGLIGLAACSIALGKDSGLYLKELIEPVLTCFNDSDSRLRYYACEALYNIVKVARGAVLPHFNLLFDGLSKLAADPDPNVKSGSELLDRLLKDIVTESNKFDLVAFVPLLRERIYSNNQYARQFIISWIHVLESVPDINLLDYLPEILDGLFQILGDNSKEIRRMCEVVLGEFLKEIKKTPSSVKFAEMANILVIHCQVQMRPKLTNDLIQLTAMTWMREFIQLAGRVVLPYSSGILTAVLPCLSYDDRKKNTKEAASACNHSLMKLVTPEDDEDEEEEKSGSTVSPSREDGHPKTEADSNDMLNASQESVGFSNISFFTPAIADRPPVTLHLDGIVQVLDRHLHDSSTGMMTRIAVLKWLYHLYIKTPRKMFRHTDSLFPMLLKTLSDESDEVILKDLEVLAEIASSPAGQTDQAGSCDNTDNKLELKVPECAKLGQQHSTGSKAVDSSPSTPSMNSYFYKFMINLLKRLSQERKLLENRGAFIIRQLCLLLHAENIFHSMADILLKEEDLKFASTMVQTLNTILLTSAELFQLRNQLKDLRTQESCALFCCLYRSWCHNPVATVSLCFLTQNYKHAYDLIQKFGDLEVTVDFLMEVDKLVQLIESPIFTYLRLQLLDVENNPYLIKALYGLLMLLPQSQAFQLLSHRLRCVPNPELMRTVDESKYMDSKQQVASKRASHTQIDYNELLQHFDRVQSKHLEVRHQRSGRASDHPDRKLI encoded by the exons ATGAACACGGAGAAGGATTTTTCGCCTTTGACGCCCAACATTGTCAGGGCTCTGAATGACAAACTGTACGAAAAGAGGAAAGTCGCGGCTTTGGAAATTGAGAAGCTGGTGCGGGAATTTGTGGCTCAGAACAACTCCACTCAGATCAGGCACGTAATCCAGATTCTGGCCTCGGAGTTTGCCCTCTCCCAACACCCCCACAGCCGCAAGGGGGGTCTCATTGGATTGGCAGCCTGCTCCATCGCCCTCGGCAAGGACTCAGGTCTGTATCTGAAGGAGCTTATTGAGCCTGTACTCACGTGTTTTAATGACTCAGACAGTCGTTTGCGCTACTATGCCTGTGAGGCCCTCTATAATATAGTCAAGGTGGCAAGGGGAGCTGTACTGCCCCACTTCAACCTGCTCTTTGATGGTCTCAGCAAGCTTGCAGCAGACCCAGATCCCAATGTGAAAAGCGGTTCTGAACTCCTGGACAGACTGCTGAAAGACATTGTGACCGAAAGTAACAAATTTGACTTAGTGGCGTTTGTCCccctgctgagagagagaatctACTCCAATAATCAATATGCCAGGCAGTTCATAATTTCTTGGATCCATGTTCTGGAGTCCGTGCCAGACATCAACTTGCTCGACTACCTCCCTGAAATCCTGGATGGGCTCTTCCAGATCCTGGGAGACAACAGCAAGGAGATCCGCAGGATGTGTGAGGTGGTTCTGGGGGAGTTTCTGAAGGAGATCAAAAAGACTCCCTCCAGCGTGAAATTCGCTGAGATGGCAAACATCCTAGTCATCCACTGCCAGGTT CAGATGAGACCTAAACTCACAAACGACCTGATCCAGCTGACAGCTATGACCTGGATGAGAGAGTTTATCCAGCTCGCTGGCAGAGTGGTGCTCCCCTACTCCTCTGGCATCCTAACTGCAGTGCTGCCTTGCCTTTCCTAtgatgacagaaagaaaaataccaAAGAAGCAGCCAGTGCCTGTAATCACAGTCTGATGAAGCTGGTGACTCctgaggatgatgaggatgaggaagaggagaaaagcgGAAGTACAGTATCGCCGTCCAGGGAAGACGGCCACCCCAAGACGGAGGCAGACAGCAACGATATGCTGAATGCATCACAAGAATCTGTTGGTTTCAGTAATATCAGCTTCTTTACTCCAGCAATTGCTGACAGGCCTCCGGTAACTCTTCACCTGGATGGTATTGTTCAGGTGTTGGACCGCCACCTCCACGACTCCTCTACTGGCATGATGACCCGCATTGCTGTGCTCAAATGGCTCTACCACCTCTACATCAAGACACCGCGCAAAATGTTCCGCCACACAGACAGCTTGTTTCCCATGCTGCTGAAAACACTGTCTGATGAGTCTGATGAGGTGATACTGAAAGATCTGGAGGTGTTGGCTGAGATAGCATCATCTCCCGCCGGCCAAACAGACCAAGCTGGCTCCTGCgacaacactgacaacaaactGGAGCTCAAGGTCCCAGAATGTGCCAAGCTGggacagcagcacagcacaggcTCCAAAGCAGTGGactcctccccctccactccCAGTATGAACTCCTATTTTTACAAGTTCATGATCAACCTGCTGAAACGCTTGAGTCAGGAGAGGAAGCTTCTGGAGAACAGAGGAGCTTTCATCATCAGGCAGCTATGTTTGTTGCTTCATGCAGAGAACATCTTCCACTCTATGGCTGACATCTTGTTGAAAGAGGAAGACCTCAAATTTGCCTCCACTATGGTTCAGACGCTCAACACCATCCTGCTCACCTCTGCCGAGCTCTTCCAGTTGCGCAACCAGCTGAAAGACCTGCGTACCCAGGAGAGCTGTGCTTTGTTTTGCTGCCTGTATCGCTCCTGGTGCCACAACCCCGTGGCCACGGTGTCGCTCTGTTTCCTCACACAGAACTACAAACATGCCTATGATCTCATCCAGAAGTTTGGAGATCTGGAAGTGACAGTAGACTTCCTGATGGAGGTAGACAAACTGGTGCAGCTCATAGAAAGCCCCATTTTCACCTACTTGCGTCTGCAGCTCCTGGATGTGGAGAACAACCCTTATCTGATTAAAGCACTGTATGGTCTGCTGATGTTGCTGCCACAGAGCCAGGCCTTCCAGCTGCTCTCACACCGCCTGAGGTGCGTCCCTAACCCAGAGCTCATGAGGACTGTGGATGAGTCCAAGTATATGGACTCTAAACAGCAAGTGGCCTCCAAACGTGCCTCTCACACTCAGATCGATTACAACGAGCTGCTCCAGCATTTTGACCGTGTCCAGAGTAAACATCTGGAGGTCCGACACCAGCGCTCTGGACGTGCCTCTGACCACCCTGACAGGAAGCTGATATGA
- the LOC127142985 gene encoding gastrula zinc finger protein xFG20-1 isoform X1: MMCDTTNRSFRTQLAAILDKLTKAALVEIGNLADECSSVLHTEISLHKTENEALKKRCYSLEVQLRAAREAQTYPAHVNSVNRRHPAEQPQPAPAIDGVFGKDWCMDLWREEKLPSHRKETMEPAAMTSMGVQALDLMEREPDLIFVKEETYDDHPIGQHMSFTDNRKIVGIFEEDSLLHRSVDELQLHSGELSNFPMTADSQTQQRTQPTIMDKLIDDATMSTLVDNTNPPPSAAEYPDYTNDIHMNPTKEVTIQPKPVKPTKQFECLFCGKVFNYLSSLKVHIRRHSGEKPFNCAVCGKRFAQKTYLKLHQRVHSGEKPYSCPDCGKSFSQKSSLNIHLRTHTGEKPYSCVDCGKCYAYKYGLNHHQCFTQFQSDNHMESLVIGKKPDCD, translated from the exons ATGATGTGCGACACAACAAACCGGAGTTTTCGGACGCAGTTAGCCGCCATCCTTGACAAGCTAACGAAGGCAGCTTTGGTTGAAATAGGCAACCTGGCTGATGAGTGCTCCTCCGTCCTTCACACCGAGATATCCCTGCACAAGACGGAGAACGAGGCGCTGAAGAAGAGGTGTTACTCGCTGGAGGTCCAGCTGAGAGCAGCGAGGGAGGCGCAGACCTATCCTGCACATGTCAACAGTGTCAACCGCCGGCACCCTGCAG AACAGCCTCAGCCTGCTCCAGCCATCGATGGGGTTTTTGGGAAGGACTGGTGCATGGACCTTTGGAGAGAAGAGAAACTCCCCTctcacagaaaagaaacaatggAGCCTGCTGCTATGACAAGCATGGGAGTACAG GCACTAGACTTGATGGAGAGAGAACCTGATCTCATCTTTGTCAAGGAGGAGACTTATGATGATCATCCCATTGGCCAACACATGAGTTTCACAGATAATAGAAAAA TTGTTGGGATTTTTGAGGAGGACAGCTTGCTTCATAGATCTGTTGAtgagctgcagcttcactcAGGGGAATTAAGCAACTTCCCCATGACAGCTGACAGTCAAACACAACAACGCACACAGCCAACAATTATGGACAAGTTGATAGATGATGCAACAATGAGCACTCTGGTTGACAACACAAATCCTCCTCCATCCGCCGCCGAGTACCCCGACTATACGAACGATATCCACATGAACCCAACCAAAGAAGTCACCATTCAGCCAAAACCCGTGAAGCCGACAAAACAGTTTGAGTGTTTATTCTGTGGGAAGGTCTTCAACTATTTGAGCAGTTTAAAAGTCCACATCAGGCGACACTCTGGTGAGAAGCCGTTCAACTGCGCAGTTTGTGGGAAGCGATTTGCTCAGAAAACGTACCTGAAGCTGCACCAGCGCGTGCACTCGGGGGAGAAGCCGTACAGCTGTCCAGACTGTGGCAAAAGTTTTTCCCAGAAAAGCTCTCTGAACATACATCTTCGAACACATACCGGTGAAAAGCCTTACAGCTGTGTGGATTGTGGGAAATGTTATGCATACAAGTACGGTTTAAATCACCACCAGTGTTTCACtcagtttcagtcagacaaCCACATGGAGAGCTTGGTTATTGGTAAGAAGCCTGACTGTGACTAG
- the LOC108902626 gene encoding zinc finger protein 28 isoform X2 yields MSTVFSFQTQLVSIMDALSKTAVMEISKLVEIESKMLKIEITRGRNEIASLTEKLQLMEKLLYIAQGGRQDAAAAAACSVVRDGSASRILESDRTRPAIKSESPWETISSSTEMSSFHQDEEQAAAELPKEQPELIVVKEEPPELDTGDTEQDRTSENRREVVIDTQKSPDVMQRPKPIAEHQQPMFTDNFVNLSTQSSLAGPGRRETQWNPQLAPSHTNLEAGKSIAQNVASQSLSVLRNMKIHNLRTSAAKRFGCLQCGKSFRCFSQLEIHQRSHTGEKPFRCTLCGKRYAQKGHLYTHQRTHTGEKPYRCPICGKGFIQKCTLDMHQRTHTGEKPFVCIKCGKGFTKNCNLKKHLAVHLDPSLNMYSSESGAPTFSGTFINGTT; encoded by the exons ATGTCGACAGTCTTCTCTTTCCAGACACAGCTCGTCTCCATCATGGACGCGTTATCCAAAACAGCTGTGATGGAAATAAGCAAACTGGTGGAGATCGAGTCGAAGATGTTGAAAATAGAGATAACTCGAGGGCGGAACGAAATCGCCTCGCTCACagagaaactgcagctgatggagaaaTTGCTTTACATCGCACAGGGGGGCAGACAGGacgcagcagcggcagcagcctGCTCAGTGGTGAGGGACGGTTCAGCAAGCAGAATATTGGAGTCTGACAGGACGAGACCTGCCATAAAAAG TGAGAGCCCATGGGAAACCATTAGTTCCTCCACTGAGATGAGCAGTTTTCATCAGGATGAAGaacaagctgcagctgaa CTTCCGAAAGAGCAGCCTGAACTTATTGTGGTAAAGGAAGAGCCACCAGAACTGGACACTGGAGACACTGAACAAGACAGGACAAGTGAAAACA GAAGAGAGGTGGTCATAGACACTCAGAAGAGTCCAGATGTGATGCAGCGTCCCAAACCCATCGCAGAGCATCAACAACCCATGTTCACTGATAACTTTGTGAACCTGAGCACCCAGTCATCGCTTGCTGGACCaggaaggagagaaacacagtgGAATCCACAGCTTgcaccctcacacacaaacctaGAGGCTGGGAAAAGCATTGCTCAAAATGTTGCCTCCCAAAGCTTAAGTGTGCTCAGAAATATGAAGATTCACAACTTGAGGACCTCTGCTGCAAAGAGGTTTGGCTGCTTGCAGTGCGGCAAGAGCTTCCGATGCTTTAGTCAGCTTGAAATACATCAGAGAAGTCACACGGGAGAGAAACCCTTCAGGTGCACGCTGTGTGGCAAGAGATATGCACAAAAAGGGCATCTGTATACACaccagcgcacacacacaggggagaaGCCATATCGCTGTCCTATTTGTGGAAAGGGCTTTATTCAGAAATGCACTCTTGATATGCATCAGCGTACACACACCGGAGAAAAACCTTTTGTTTGTATCAAGTGTGGCAAGGGTTTTACAAAAAACTGTAATCTGAAAAAACACCTTGCAGTACATTTAGATCCTAGTTTGAACATGTATAGTAGCGAATCTGGTGCACCGACATTTAGTGGAACATTCATTAATGGAACCACTTAA
- the LOC127142985 gene encoding zinc finger protein 382 isoform X2 encodes MSTVSTAGTLQPQPAPAIDGVFGKDWCMDLWREEKLPSHRKETMEPAAMTSMGVQALDLMEREPDLIFVKEETYDDHPIGQHMSFTDNRKIVGIFEEDSLLHRSVDELQLHSGELSNFPMTADSQTQQRTQPTIMDKLIDDATMSTLVDNTNPPPSAAEYPDYTNDIHMNPTKEVTIQPKPVKPTKQFECLFCGKVFNYLSSLKVHIRRHSGEKPFNCAVCGKRFAQKTYLKLHQRVHSGEKPYSCPDCGKSFSQKSSLNIHLRTHTGEKPYSCVDCGKCYAYKYGLNHHQCFTQFQSDNHMESLVIGKKPDCD; translated from the exons ATGTCAACAGTGTCAACCGCCGGCACCCTGCAG CCTCAGCCTGCTCCAGCCATCGATGGGGTTTTTGGGAAGGACTGGTGCATGGACCTTTGGAGAGAAGAGAAACTCCCCTctcacagaaaagaaacaatggAGCCTGCTGCTATGACAAGCATGGGAGTACAG GCACTAGACTTGATGGAGAGAGAACCTGATCTCATCTTTGTCAAGGAGGAGACTTATGATGATCATCCCATTGGCCAACACATGAGTTTCACAGATAATAGAAAAA TTGTTGGGATTTTTGAGGAGGACAGCTTGCTTCATAGATCTGTTGAtgagctgcagcttcactcAGGGGAATTAAGCAACTTCCCCATGACAGCTGACAGTCAAACACAACAACGCACACAGCCAACAATTATGGACAAGTTGATAGATGATGCAACAATGAGCACTCTGGTTGACAACACAAATCCTCCTCCATCCGCCGCCGAGTACCCCGACTATACGAACGATATCCACATGAACCCAACCAAAGAAGTCACCATTCAGCCAAAACCCGTGAAGCCGACAAAACAGTTTGAGTGTTTATTCTGTGGGAAGGTCTTCAACTATTTGAGCAGTTTAAAAGTCCACATCAGGCGACACTCTGGTGAGAAGCCGTTCAACTGCGCAGTTTGTGGGAAGCGATTTGCTCAGAAAACGTACCTGAAGCTGCACCAGCGCGTGCACTCGGGGGAGAAGCCGTACAGCTGTCCAGACTGTGGCAAAAGTTTTTCCCAGAAAAGCTCTCTGAACATACATCTTCGAACACATACCGGTGAAAAGCCTTACAGCTGTGTGGATTGTGGGAAATGTTATGCATACAAGTACGGTTTAAATCACCACCAGTGTTTCACtcagtttcagtcagacaaCCACATGGAGAGCTTGGTTATTGGTAAGAAGCCTGACTGTGACTAG
- the LOC108902653 gene encoding zinc finger protein 691, whose amino-acid sequence MASRLSFHSQLSSIMETMARSALSQICKLVDEDSAELRLELSRLLFANSALAEKANSLECELSIVRSDAPKLCKSYRTVGVQTACHRDGEPHVSGPPTIEGIFGKDWCMNLWKDRDPYSLERVTDSPQPYESVAALSDQITVTEIKEEDYVEDASHSCQETLSTQEHEQSAAEEPEQLSVGYSADGSTCSLSFDQEGEQLVSAAAIEDPSMQVISINDTEEAFSAHIIPIEEDDDDDDDDVQFVEESQQEPVGVSSSEKQQTLQADNENSSALDKDSHDDFNMVNVKTVRDLNRNKFTCQVCSRTFYHKGTLTHHMKSHKSSFCNICKQHFPHRNKLNSHTCVPPVPSQRVSKSCELCGKTFANPSALRIHYVVHTGEKPYRCSLCGKGFTQKGNLKCHLRIHTGERPFRCIKCGKTFTQKVNLNHHLMAHRNREVVGEKPMSRRHLKNLMAATCQ is encoded by the exons ATGGCGAGCCGCCTCTCTTTTCACTCACAGCTCTCCTCCATCATGGAGACGATGGCCAGGTCTGCCCTGAGTCAGATCTGCAAACTGGTGGATGAAGATTCGGCTGAGCTCCGGCTCGAGTTGTCTCGTCTTTTGTTTGCCAATTCAGCCCTGGCAGAAAAAGCTAACAGTCTGGAGTGTGAGCTGTCCATTGTGAGAAGCGACGCCCCCAAGTTGTGTAAAAGTTATCGCACCGTTGGTGTGCAAACTGCCTGCCACAGGGACGGGGAACCTCATG TGTCTGGGCCTCCCACCATAGAGGGGATCTTTGGAAAAGACTGGTGTATGAATCTGTGGAAAGACAGAGATCCATATAGTCTGGAGAGAGTCACAGACTCACCACAGCCCTATGAG TCTGTGGCAGCGCTGTCTGACCAAATCACTGTGACTGAGATCAAAGAGGAGGATTATGTGGAGGATGCTTCCCACAGCTGCCAGGAAACACTTAGTACACAGG AACATgaacaaagtgcagctgaggaaCCAGAACAACTCTCAGTCGGTTACTCAGCTGATGGCAGCACCTGCAGCCTGTCATTTGATCAGGAAGGAGAACAGCTGGTGTCTGCAGCTGCTATCGAAGACCCATCCATGCAGGTGATATCCATCAATGACACAGAGGAGGCCTTCAGCGCTCATATTATTCCAATCGAAGAggatgacgatgatgacgatgacgatgTACAGTTTGTTGAAGAAAGTCAGCAGGAGCCTGTAGGTGTGTCCAGCTCCGAGAAGCAGCAAACATTACAGGCagacaatgaaaacagcagCGCTCTGGATAAAGATTCACATGATGACTTTAATATGGTTAATGTGAAAACTGTCAGAGAtctaaacagaaacaaattcaCATGCCAAGTATGTAGCAGGACATTTTACCACAAGGGCACTCTAACACACCACATGAAGTCACACAAGTCAAGCTTCTGTAACATTTGTAAGCAGCATTTCCCTCACCGGAACAAGTTAAACTCACACACCTGTGTGCCTCCAGTTCCTTCTCAGAGAGTCAGTAAGTCCTGTGAGCTGTGCGGGAAAACCTTTGCAAACCCGTCAGCACTGAGGATTCACTATGTTGTCCACACGGGAGAGAAACCCTACAGGTGCAGCTTGTGTGGGAAAGGGTTCACCCAGAAAGGCAATCTGAAATGTCACCTACGCATCCACACCGGGGAGAGACCGTTCCGCTGTATTAAATGCGGGAAGACCTTCACGCAAAAGGTGAACCTCAACCATCATTTGATGGCACACAGAAATCGTGAGGTCGTGGGAGAGAAGCCCATGTCTCGAAGACATCTTAAGAACCTAATGGCTGCAACCTGTCAGTGA
- the LOC108902626 gene encoding zinc finger protein 28 isoform X1, whose protein sequence is MSTVFSFQTQLVSIMDALSKTAVMEISKLVEIESKMLKIEITRGRNEIASLTEKLQLMEKLLYIAQGGRQDAAAAAACSVVRDGSASRILESDRTRPAIKSESPWETISSSTEMSSFHQDEEQAAAELPKEQPELIVVKEEPPELDTGDTEQDRTSENTGREVVIDTQKSPDVMQRPKPIAEHQQPMFTDNFVNLSTQSSLAGPGRRETQWNPQLAPSHTNLEAGKSIAQNVASQSLSVLRNMKIHNLRTSAAKRFGCLQCGKSFRCFSQLEIHQRSHTGEKPFRCTLCGKRYAQKGHLYTHQRTHTGEKPYRCPICGKGFIQKCTLDMHQRTHTGEKPFVCIKCGKGFTKNCNLKKHLAVHLDPSLNMYSSESGAPTFSGTFINGTT, encoded by the exons ATGTCGACAGTCTTCTCTTTCCAGACACAGCTCGTCTCCATCATGGACGCGTTATCCAAAACAGCTGTGATGGAAATAAGCAAACTGGTGGAGATCGAGTCGAAGATGTTGAAAATAGAGATAACTCGAGGGCGGAACGAAATCGCCTCGCTCACagagaaactgcagctgatggagaaaTTGCTTTACATCGCACAGGGGGGCAGACAGGacgcagcagcggcagcagcctGCTCAGTGGTGAGGGACGGTTCAGCAAGCAGAATATTGGAGTCTGACAGGACGAGACCTGCCATAAAAAG TGAGAGCCCATGGGAAACCATTAGTTCCTCCACTGAGATGAGCAGTTTTCATCAGGATGAAGaacaagctgcagctgaa CTTCCGAAAGAGCAGCCTGAACTTATTGTGGTAAAGGAAGAGCCACCAGAACTGGACACTGGAGACACTGAACAAGACAGGACAAGTGAAAACA CAGGAAGAGAGGTGGTCATAGACACTCAGAAGAGTCCAGATGTGATGCAGCGTCCCAAACCCATCGCAGAGCATCAACAACCCATGTTCACTGATAACTTTGTGAACCTGAGCACCCAGTCATCGCTTGCTGGACCaggaaggagagaaacacagtgGAATCCACAGCTTgcaccctcacacacaaacctaGAGGCTGGGAAAAGCATTGCTCAAAATGTTGCCTCCCAAAGCTTAAGTGTGCTCAGAAATATGAAGATTCACAACTTGAGGACCTCTGCTGCAAAGAGGTTTGGCTGCTTGCAGTGCGGCAAGAGCTTCCGATGCTTTAGTCAGCTTGAAATACATCAGAGAAGTCACACGGGAGAGAAACCCTTCAGGTGCACGCTGTGTGGCAAGAGATATGCACAAAAAGGGCATCTGTATACACaccagcgcacacacacaggggagaaGCCATATCGCTGTCCTATTTGTGGAAAGGGCTTTATTCAGAAATGCACTCTTGATATGCATCAGCGTACACACACCGGAGAAAAACCTTTTGTTTGTATCAAGTGTGGCAAGGGTTTTACAAAAAACTGTAATCTGAAAAAACACCTTGCAGTACATTTAGATCCTAGTTTGAACATGTATAGTAGCGAATCTGGTGCACCGACATTTAGTGGAACATTCATTAATGGAACCACTTAA